A single region of the Carassius gibelio isolate Cgi1373 ecotype wild population from Czech Republic chromosome A14, carGib1.2-hapl.c, whole genome shotgun sequence genome encodes:
- the LOC128027211 gene encoding NF-kappa-B-activating protein-like: MPELDVKYSGAVSPKRRRRSRSRSRSPDHGLKNHRHEHEDEHKSRHNDKERNRNRFRVENSRSRSRSRERDRLNWSDQRDRDHGFGSRSDYYDKRDDAQRQRQDAFNARRLQERERIGELGCPEVWGYSPRVREPDSDEHTPVEEDVKNSSSDSSAQEEKKKKKKKKKKSKKRKNRKHSEDSEPESEDEMKKKKRKKKSKKKKSKKKKAKKNQKESSSSSSEHSEEEEEDVDEISWVEKTGVGEDVVGPEAPLTHLSQDDKPLDFGHALLPGEGAAMAEFVKAGKRIPRRGEIGLTSDEIAEYEKCGYVMSGSRHRRMEAVRLRKENQIYSADEKRALASFNQEERRKRESKILSSFREMVYRKTKGKDEK, encoded by the exons ATGCCCGAGCTGGACGTAAAATATTCAGGCGCTGTGAGTCCGAAGAGACGCCGTCGCAGCCGCAGCCGCAGCCGCTCACCGGACCACGGGCTGAAGAACCACAGACACGAGCACGAAGACGAGCACAAATCGCGACACAACGACAAAGAGAGGAACAGAAACCGGTTCCGAGTAGAGAATTCCCGTAGTCGCTCCAGGTCAAGGGAAAGAGATCGGTTAAACTGGTCAGATCAGAGAGACCGAGATCACGGCTTCGGATCAAGATCCGATTATTATGACAAGAGAGATGATGCCCAGCGACAGAGACAAGACGCCTTCAACGCGAG GCGTCTGCAGGAACGTGAGAGAATTGGTGAACTGGGATGTCCTGAGGTCTGGGGATATTCTCCAAGAGTCAGAGAGCCTGA CTCAGATGAACACACTCCTGTAGAAGAGGACGTGAAGAACAGCAGCTCTGATTCAAGTGCACAGG aggaaaagaagaaaaagaaaaagaagaagaagaaatcaaaGAAGAGAAAGAACAGGAAGCACTCAGAGGACAGTGAGCCAGAAAGTGAAG ATGagatgaaaaagaagaaaagaaagaagaaaagtaaaaa GAAAAAATCAAAGAAGAAGAAGGCAAAGAAGAATCAGAAGGAGTCCAGTAGCTCTAGCAGTGAACATtcggaggaagaagaagaggatgtCGATGAAATCTCATGGGTGGAGAAAACTGGTGTTGGAGAAGATGTTGTTGGACCTGAAGCTCCTCTCACTCACCTGTCCCAAGACGACAAACCTTTGGA TTTTGGCCACGCTTTGCTACCAGGTGAAGGTGCGGCCATGGCAGAGTTCGTCAAAGCAGGAAAGCGTATTCCAAGAAGAGGTGAAATAGGTTTGACTAGTGACGAGATTGCAGAGTATGAGAAATGTGGCTATGTCATGAGTGGAAGCAG ACATCGGCGTATGGAGGCTGTGCGTCTGAGAAAGGAAAACCAGATCTACAGCGCTGATGAGAAGAGAGCTCTTGCTTCATTTAACCAAGAGGAAAGGAGAAAGAGGGAAAGCAAAATCCTTTCCAGCTTCAGGGAAATGGTGTACAGAAAAACTAAAGGCAAAGACGAGAAGTAG
- the LOC128027208 gene encoding transcriptional regulator Kaiso, whose amino-acid sequence MSKLKLISAADTQYPASLLRSINDERHSGLFCDVTIIVQDRKFKAHKCVLSASSTYFRQLFSVAGQVVELNFIKADIFDMILNYIYTSKIYRVRSDRLEDLISASQALGVTFLANLAVPLAQVKGLPGLSKESDNNTISSSEKNEIRGENMPIITETFSLSAEEFNMACGNTESIQEVDSDSDDVLFVSRTEAPQAQKTKISDVNDKEGGPEAKKQKVTCEEGIAFKDSTGQEKNNKLSSERDTSLQNNLEPQPDVVLLSEASSSVLTSPVRFSSNSEPTTPAGVNSLPSDPHSTSLPLDNNEVLGVQKKKVHLEHSPDHPGKIRLSDVRPVYSTNNGPVPAINMAMTVLGKKTITLDKASEIDSLSPGCKVYANIGEDTYDIVPVKEDTVEGLAPGRKSQTPHSVPSVTSHSPRGKKKFKLDQEDHYELIMDGKTFYVCIVCKRPYVCLTSLRRHFNTHSWERKYPCHYCSKVFALAEYRTKHEITHTGERRYQCLLCSETFLNYQILSTHCKQMHNQDPSGRKEKDDSCNNLYRLLPCKTLQFKPYSFVSEEPGEIPVIAEDGTVQHVDPDKEHFTNQSLPASQSKAMSWDDIFVESEAQNRAATHVRLDPPPRPIDQINAETRNEFEFVIPETY is encoded by the coding sequence ATGTCGAAACTAAAGCTAATATCTGCAGCAGACACTCAGTACCCAGCATCACTGTTGAGGTCCATCAATGATGAGCGACACAGCGGTTTATTCTGtgatgtcaccataattgtgCAAGACCGCAAGTTCAAGGCACACAAATGTGTGCTGTCTGCCTCGAGTACCTATTTCCGTCAACTTTTCTCAGTTGCTGGACAAGTTGTAGAGCTAAACTTCATCAAGGCAGACATATTTGATATGATCTTGAATTACATTTACACTTCTAAAATCTACAGAGTTCGATCTGACAGACTTGAGGATCTCATCAGCGCCAGTCAGGCTTTGGGCGTGACGTTCCTAGCCAATTTAGCAGTGCCGCTCGCACAAGTCAAGGGTTTACCTGGCCTGTCCAAagaaagtgacaacaacaccatCAGTTCCTCTGAGAAGAATGAGATCCGAGGTGAAAATATGCCAATCATTACTGAGACGTTCTCACTGTCTGCTGAAGAATTCAACATGGCTTGTGGTAATACAGAAAGTATACAGGAAGTGGACTCGGACAGCGATGATGTTCTTTTCGTCTCAAGAACAGAGGCCCCTCAAGCTCAGAAGACCAAGATATCAGATGTTAATGACAAAGAAGGTGGACCagaggcaaaaaaacaaaaagtcacaTGCGAGGAAGGAATTGCCTTTAAAGATTCAACAGGTCAAGAGAAAAACAACAAGCTTTCTTCTGAAAGAGATACATCACTCCAAAATAACCTTGAGCCCCAGCCAGATGTTGTTCTCCTCTCAGAAGCCAGTAGCAGTGTTCTCACATCTCCAGTAAGATTTAGCTCAAACAGTGAACCCACCACCCCAGCTGGCGTGAACAGCCTTCCTTCAGATCCTCACAGCACTTCGCTGCCTCTAGACAACAACGAAGTACTCGGAGTCCAAAAGAAAAAGGTCCATCTAGAGCACTCGCCCGATCATCCTGGAAAAATCAGACTGTCGGATGTAAGGCCGGTGTATAGCACCAATAACGGTCCAGTACCAGCAATAAACATGGCTATGACAGTATTGGGGAAAAAGACGATAACATTAGACAAAGCCTCGGAAATCGATTCGCTATCGCCTGGTTGTAAAGTGTATGCAAACATCGGTGAAGACACCTACGACATTGTTCCAGTAAAAGAGGATACCGTGGAGGGTTTGGCTCCTGGTAGGAAATCGCAAACCCCACACAGTGTTCCCAGTGTGACCAGTCACTCACCTCGAGGAAAGAAAAAATTCAAGCTGGATCAGGAGGATCACTATGAACTTATCATGGATGGAAAGACCTTTTACGTGTGCATCGTGTGCAAGCGTCCCTATGTGTGTCTGACGAGCCTCAGGCGGCACTTTAACACTCACTCGTGGGAACGGAAGTACCCGTGCCATTACTGCAGCAAGGTTTTCGCCCTGGCCGAGTACAGAACCAAACATGAAATCACACACACAGGCGAAAGACGCTACCAGTGTTTACTGTGCAGTGAAACGTTTCTCAATTATCAGATTTTGTCCACCCACTGTAAGCAAATGCACAACCAGGACCCGTCGGGAAGGAAAGAGAAAGATGATTCATGCAACAACTTGTATAGGCTGCTGCCTTGCAAAACTTTGCAGTTCAAACCATATTCCTTTGTGTCCGAAGAGCCTGGGGAGATTCCGGTCATCGCTGAAGATGGGACTGTCCAACATGTAGACCCAGACAAAGAGCACTTTACAAACCAGTCACTTCCAGCTAGCCAAAGTAAAGCAATGTCCTGGGACGACATCTTTGTAGAATCTGAAGCACAAAACAGAGCGGCGACTCACGTTCGACTGGATCCACCTCCACGGCCTATCGACCAAATAAATGCCGAAACCAGGAATGAATTTGAGTTTGTTATACCAGAGACGTATTGA